The genomic segment GGAAATCTTATTAATAAACTATTCCTCCCCATCAACTCTTCCTCCGGTTTTCCCTCTCCCGCACAAGAAGCTGGTATTTTACCAGCTTCTTGTTATCTATTAACTAACATCTATTAGCTCAAAACCATCCCCAAACTTAGCCTGAAGCAGATCAGCCAGCAGTTGATGCTCCTCCTGCTGTAGTTTAGGATCGCTGTCTACTACTTTTCTGGCTTCCTTTCGGGCTAGCTCCACTAGCCTACTATCCCGCAGCAGATCAGCCACCTCCAGATCAGGCAGCCCATGCTGGCGGGTACCAAAGAACTCACCCGGTCCTCTAAGCTGCAGATCCTCCTCAGCAATCACAAAACCGTCAGTGGACTGAGTCATAATCTTCATCCGCTCTCTACCAGTCTCAGTTCCAGGATCAGCAACTAGAATACAATAAGACTGATACTCACTTCTGCCGACTCTGCCCCGCAGCTGATGGAGCTGGGCCAAACCAAAGCGCTGCGCATCAAGAATAACCATCAGCGTAGCATTGGCTACATCGACTCCTACTTCAATTACAGTAGTAGAGACTAAAATATCGATCTGCTGGCTGCGGAAGCCCTCCATTACCGCTTCCTTCTCGTCCGTCTTTAACTGACCGTGTAATAGACCAATCTTAAACTCCGGAAAGATATCCTCATCCAGTTTCTCAGCCATATTTTCAGCCGATCTAACATCCAGCTCCTCCGATTCTTCTACTAACGGACAGACTATATAGGCCTGCCGTCCCGACTTGACCTCCTGCCGGATAAAATCAAAGATCTTATCAAAATCCTTCTCTCTTCTCCATTCAGTTATCACCGGCTTTCTGCCCGGCGGCAGTTCATCAATTACCGACAGATCAAGATCACCATACAGCGTTAGAGCTAATGTTCTCGGAATCGGAGTAGCCGTCATAACCAGCACATCAGGATTCTCACCCTTCTCCTTGAGAATAGCCCGCTGTCTAACGCCGAATCTATGCTGTTCATCAGTAATTACCAGCCCCAACTTGGCAAAGCTGACCTCTTCTTGAAGCAAAGCATGAGTCCCAATAACTATATCCACTTCACCGCTCTCAATGCCGGCAATTACTTCTTTTCGTTCACTCTTCTTTAGGCTCCCTACCAATAATCCTATCTGTAGTCCATACTCCTCTAATGACTCCTTTAGACTTAAGTAATGCTGCTCAGCCAGAATCTCCGTAGGAGCCATCATAGCTCCCTGATAACCGCTGCTTACAGCCTTAAGTAAGGCTAAAGTAGCCACCACAGTCTTTCCCGAACCTACATCGCCCTGCACTAATCTATTCATCACGATACTGCTTTCAAGATTATCCTTAATCTCCGCCCAGACTCTACGCTGAGCAGAAGTTAATTCAAAAGGTAAATCCGATAAAAAATTAGTAATTAATTCATCACTTCCGGTATGTACAAGACCTTCCTCTTCTGTTAAAAGATCAGTCTTCTTTAACAGAATTCCCAGCTGTAAAATAAATAATTCACCAAAGGCCAATCTTTGTCTAGCCTCTTTTACCTCCCGAATCTGATCAGGAAAATGTATCTTATAAAGTGCTTCTTTAACATCCAACAGATCATACTTATCCTTTATTCCCGGAGATAATGACTCAGGAAACCGATCTAGATGTTCTTTTAAAATTCTGCTCACTATCTTTCGCAG from the Acetohalobium arabaticum DSM 5501 genome contains:
- the recG gene encoding ATP-dependent DNA helicase RecG yields the protein MADKEEILQKLLKPVGIEKKAGYNNSSVFGGFDNYILQWLDRLAELSSDERVLELIADLKELFSDYSRVQIKQRQKKLAAGQELFNSLSNLIQEETVEEDSMQRLPPIWQKSIRYVKGVGKKRAEKLARLEIDTLRDMLFYIPRDYRDWSKNLPIRELSPDSEVTATGQVVDSTELRPRKGLTITKVIISDNTGRLAGVWFNQSYIKQKFKPGMAVSFSGEVKQEYGELQITHPHYEIMDSDKELDPGKILPVYSTTQGLSQNLLRKIVSRILKEHLDRFPESLSPGIKDKYDLLDVKEALYKIHFPDQIREVKEARQRLAFGELFILQLGILLKKTDLLTEEEGLVHTGSDELITNFLSDLPFELTSAQRRVWAEIKDNLESSIVMNRLVQGDVGSGKTVVATLALLKAVSSGYQGAMMAPTEILAEQHYLSLKESLEEYGLQIGLLVGSLKKSERKEVIAGIESGEVDIVIGTHALLQEEVSFAKLGLVITDEQHRFGVRQRAILKEKGENPDVLVMTATPIPRTLALTLYGDLDLSVIDELPPGRKPVITEWRREKDFDKIFDFIRQEVKSGRQAYIVCPLVEESEELDVRSAENMAEKLDEDIFPEFKIGLLHGQLKTDEKEAVMEGFRSQQIDILVSTTVIEVGVDVANATLMVILDAQRFGLAQLHQLRGRVGRSEYQSYCILVADPGTETGRERMKIMTQSTDGFVIAEEDLQLRGPGEFFGTRQHGLPDLEVADLLRDSRLVELARKEARKVVDSDPKLQQEEHQLLADLLQAKFGDGFELIDVS